The following proteins are co-located in the Caloenas nicobarica isolate bCalNic1 chromosome 33, bCalNic1.hap1, whole genome shotgun sequence genome:
- the SMUG1 gene encoding single-strand selective monofunctional uracil DNA glycosylase encodes MADRPAMTVTDPEPVPADEDEDDEDKEGDEGDLAGRFLRLEQEQDAELRALPPFGAPVAHVYRPLQYAWRPHRRFVRRYLRTPKRVLFLGMNPGPFGMAQTGVPFGEVWHVREWLRVTGAVTKPPGEHPKRPVLGLSCRRAEVSGARFWGLIRALCPDPRVFFRHCFVHNLCPLLFLAASGRNVPPAELPPPERNRLLGPCDRALARAVGLLGVGLVVAVGRFTERRARRALAGAAVRVEGLPHPSPRNPRANQGWEELAKARLGELGVLELFGGEEGAVPQLPQLGGGLGQLPVSSV; translated from the exons ATGGCGGACAGGCCGGCGATGACGGTGACGGACCCGGAGCCGGTGCCGgcggatgaggatgaggatgacgAGGACAAGGAGGGTGACGAAGGGGACCTGGCGGGGCGGTTCCTgcggctggagcaggagcaggacgCGGAgctgcgggcactgccgccCTTCGGGGCGCCCGTCGCGCATGTGTACCGGCCCCTGCAGTACGCATGGCGGCCCCACCGCCGCTTCGTGCGCCGCTACCTGCGCACCCCGAAACGCGTCCTATTCCTCGGCATGAACCCCGGCCCCTTCGGCATGGCCCAGACCGGG GTCCCCTTCGGCGAAGTCTGGCATGTGCGGGAGTGGCTGCGCGTCACCGGCGCGGTGACAAAACCCCCCGGCGAACACCCCAAGCGCCccgtgctggggctgagctgccgcCGCGCCGAGGTGAGCGGCGCCCGTTTCTGGGGGCTCATCCGCGCCCTCTGCCCCGACCCCCGCGTCTTTTTCCGCCACTGCTTCGTCCACAACCTctgtcccctcctcttcctcgctgCCAGCGGCCGCAACGTCCCCCCTGCCGAATTGCCACCCCCCGAACGCAACCGGTTGCTGGGACCATGTGACCGGGCGCTGGCAcgagctgtggggctgctaggcgtggggctggtggtggccGTGGGGCGGTTCACCGAGCGGAGGGCGCGCCGGGCGCTGGCGGGGGCGGCCGTGAGGGTGGAGGGGTTACCCCATCCCTCGCCCCGAAATCCCCGCGCCAACCAGGGCTGGGAGGAACTGGCCAAGGCCagactgggggaactgggagtgCTGGAGTTGTTtggcggggaggagggggctgtgCCTCAGTTACCCCAGTTGGGAGGAGGTTTGGGGCAGCTCCCAGTCTCCTCAGTTTAA
- the CBX5 gene encoding chromobox protein homolog 5 has product MGKRSKRAADSSSSGDEEEYVVEKVLDRRVVKGQAEYLLKWKGFSEEHNTWEPEKNLDCPELISEFMRKYKKMKEGDGNRPREKAEGAKRKGLPGGGEDARAKKKRESNDIARGFERGLEPEKIIGATDSCGDLMFLMKWKDTDEADLVLAKEANLKCPQIVIAFYEERLTWHAYPEDTDSKERDTPRS; this is encoded by the exons ATGGGCAAGAGGAGCAAGCGGGCAGCCGACAGCTCGTCCTCGGGTGACGAGGAGGAGTATGTGGTGGAGAAGGTCCTGGACCGGCGCGTGGTGAAGGGCCAGGCCGAGTACCTGCTCAAGTGGAAGGGCTTCTCCGA GGAACACAACACTTGGGAACCGGAGAAGAACCTGGATTGCCCGGAGCTGATCTCGGAGTTTATGCGCAAGTACAAGAAGATGAAGGAGGGAGATGGGAACAGACCCCGCGAGAAGGCAGAGGGAGCCAAGAGGAAAGGGCTGCCTGGCGGCGGGGAGGACGCCCGCGCCAAGAAGAAGAGGGAG AGCAACGACATTGCCCGGGGCTTCGAGCGGGGACTGGAGCCCGAGAAGATCATCGGTGCCACCGACTCCTGCGGGGACCTCATGTTCCTCATGAAGTG GAAGGACACAGACGAGGCTGACCTGGTGCTGGCGAAGGAGGCGAACCTCAAGTGTCCCCAAATTGTCATCGCGTTCTACGAGGAGCGGCTGACCTGGCACGCGTACCCCGAGGACACGGACAGCAAAGAGCGTGACACCCCCCGGAGCTAA